A window of the Lolium perenne isolate Kyuss_39 chromosome 7, Kyuss_2.0, whole genome shotgun sequence genome harbors these coding sequences:
- the LOC139833608 gene encoding uncharacterized protein, protein MADWRSFSRRSYFPETKKSEGRSTAPATRRTKWFVPGAGVHSMAEQLDGEFNQMRLGWLTFLSGRLAVEAAKVPQLESDLRAARAQCAESEEAGRSAAGKLKLAEQELTRLRLLEQNHLAELNSLRTAEKEKVEDLSRRLTEVEKQRLVLQEEVTVKSTELTATAKRWTDEIGALDRGLAAAFPETQDAALAAVGVARESRRQETGEGSSEYFSMEDHMASMAARVEPITKLGWELRKAAEELVPMLWPEEAAPQDISGLISAMERAPDRFLDWKESATRAGADMALSFVLSWYNEVDLGQLEFRRAGVEDKLPADLKAARLARASTIAEFVDKALFVADPNPPPSDGEYVDDEEAEDVPEDDPAAGSTDAPPA, encoded by the exons ATGGCCGATTGGCGGTCCTTCTCCAGGAGATCCTACTTCCCAGAGACCAAGAAGTCCGAGGGGAGATCTACCGCTCCTGCCACGCGCCggaccaagtggttcgtccccggcgccGGTGTCCATTCTATGGCGGAGCAACTCGACGGCGAGTTCAATCAGATGCG tcttggttggctgacatttctttctggccgcctcgcagttgaagccgccaaggtcccgcagctggagtcggatctccgagccgctcgtgcccagtgcgccgagagcgaggaggcgggccgatccgccgccggcaagctcaagctggctgagcaggagctgacgcggctgcgcctgctggaacaGAACCACCTTGCTGAGCTCAACTCCCtccggacggcggagaaggagaaggtggaggatctgagccggcggctgacggaggtggagaagcagcggcttgtgctgcaggaggaggtcaccgtcaagtccacagagctgacggctaccgccaagcgctggacggatgagattggcgcactagatcgcggcttggcgg cggccttcccggagacgcaggacgcggctctggcagccgttggcgttgcgcgcgagtccaggaggcaggagaccggcgagggcagctcggagtatttctccatggaggatcacatggcgtccatggctgcccgcgtcgagcctatcaccaagctcggctgggaacttcggaaggcggctgaagagctggtgcccatgctgtggcctgaagaggcggcgccgcaggatatctccggcctcatctccgcgatggagcgggcgccggaccgcttcctcgactggaaggagtcggccacgcgcgccggtgccgacatggcgctgtccttcgtcctctcctggtacaacgaggtggacctggggcagcttgagttccggcgagccggcgtggaggacaagctcccagccgatctcaaggccgcccgccttgctcgagccagcaccatcgccgagttcgtcgacaaggccctcttcgtcgcggacccgaaccctcctccatccgatggggAGTATGTGGacgatgaggaggcggaggacgtgcctgaggacgacccggcagccggctccactgatgcccctccggcttag